Part of the Neisseria brasiliensis genome is shown below.
TAGCCTTGTTGGCTTTGCCATAAAGCGATGAAAATCACCACGGCTAGGGCAAATGAGGCAATGAGTTCGCTAAAGGGCGAACGGGCGGCAGTAGCTTGGGTGATTTTTTTGCCTAAGCGTACGATGGTATGGTTGACATCAGCAAAGCGGCTTGAAGCCTGTTTTTGGCCACCGAACAGTTTCATCACGCGGTGGCCTTGATGTACTTCTGTCACCACATTATTGAGCTTACCAATACTGAGTTGCGCGCTGGCGATGATGCTTTTGAGGCGGTTGCGGTAATAGCGTGAAAGCAATGACAAAAGCGGGAACATCAGCAATACAATTAAGGTCAATTGCCAGTTAAGATACAGCAATACGCATACCAAACCGATGACGATTAAGGTATCGCGGGTAAGAGTGATGAACACATTGCTGGCGTTGCTGATGGATTGTTCGGCCATCTGAACCATGCTCATCAAGACGGTACCGGATGGATTTTTTTGATGGTAATCTGAAGAAAGGGTGAGCATGTGTTGGAACATGTCGCGGCGGATATGGCTTACAGCCATCACCGATACCCATGTCATCAGATAGGTACTGGCGAAGCGGCAGATGCCGCGAATCAAGACAATCACGATCAGAAACAGCGGAACCGTCCAAACTTTATTTTCGGTGCCCCAAATCATGTGGTTAAACTGGTCTTTCCAGTTTTGCACAGTGGCTACAATGCCACTGGCGGCATTTAATTCCGGCGGTGCGCTGGGAGCAGCAAAGCCTTGATTGACCAAAGGTGCGATAAAGGCGGCCAGATAGCTTTCGGTGGCGGCCACACCGACAATGGCCAGCAACGACCAAATAATGCGCGCTTTGTAGGGCTTCACATAAGTGAGCAGGCGCATGAAATTGTGCGTGTCGGCTTTGGTGAAGAGACCGAAGGTGAGTTTTTCTATCATAGGGCACTTTTAGTGGGTAAAGCTTTGTCGCCTAAATGCTTTCAGACGGCCTGTTTAGACTAGCGGGTTATGGCTTGATTGGATATGTTTAGCAAACAAACATACCGGATTTAAATTTCAGACGGCCTTTGTGATGGAATCAAGGCCGTCTGAAATTTTTATGCTGCTTTGTTTTTAATCAATGGGAAGCCTAATTGCTCTCGGCTTTCCACGAATTTTTGTGCCACGATGCGGCTCAAGGTGCGGATGCGGCCGATGTAGGTGGCACGTTCGGTCACGGAAATGGCGCCGCGGGCATCAAGCAGGTTGAAGGTGTGGCCGGCTTTCAATACCAATTCGTAAGCTGGCAGGGCAAGGCTGGTGTCGTCGATATCCAGCAGGCGTTTGGCTTGCGCTTCGTAGTCGTTAAACTGGCGCAGCAGCCATTCAGCATCGCTGTATTCGAAGTTGTAGGTGGATTGTTCCACTTCGTTTTGGTGGTACACGTCGCCGTAAGTGACGGCTTGGCCGTCGGGCGTGTGTGACCAAACCAAGTCGTACACGTTTTCTACGCCTTGCAGATACATCGCCAAGCGCTCGATGCCGTAGGTGATTTCGCCCAATACCGGTGAGCAATCAATGCCGCCGACTTGTTGGAAATAGGTAAACTGGGTGACTTCCATGCCGTTGAGCCATACTTCCCAGCCCAAGCCCCATGCGCCCAAGGTTGGGTTTTCCCAGTCGTCTTCAACAAAACGGATATCATGTACTTTCGGATCGATGCCCAGTTCGCGTAATGAGTCGAGATACAAATCTTGAATATCGGCCGGTGCCGGTTTCAGGGCAACTTGGAATTGGTAGTAGTGTTGCAGGCGGTTGGGGTTGTTGCCGTAGCGGCCGTCTTTCGGGCGGCGGCTCGGTTGCACATAGGCGGCATACCAAGGCTCAGGGCCGAGTGCGCGCAGGCAAGTAGCAGGGTGGCTGGTGCCGGCGCCGACTTCCATGTCGAAAGGTTGGATTAGGGTGCAGCCTTTGTCGGCCCAGAATGTTTGCAATTTGAAGATGATTTGTTGGAAAGTCAGCATGGCTTTTGTTATTCAGATAATCGAAAGGCTTTATTTTACTGTTTTGATGAGGTTTTGAATAGTTTTGTCCGTCGGTATCCGCGGATTTTTCAGACGGCCTTGTATGATTATCGCGATTGTTGGCGACAGCGGCATTTAAGATCAGAGAAGTTGCGTTACAAATACGGCTTTTTAGGTATAATGGCGGCTGAATGCTTTTTAATGGTTTAACTTAAAAGAGGAAATAGAAGATGTCGGATAATGACAATCACAAAGAACAACGTCTGGGTTTATGGATTGCCGGTGGCGCCGCAGCTTTGGCAACGGTTGTAACCTTGTTCCTTTCTGTTTGGGGTTGGGAAACCGGTAAAATTGAAGGTTCGCCAAATTATGGCCAAACTGAAATGGCGGCGCATGATCATGCTGTTGCAGCGCATGGCGCGGCGCATAATCTTGCCGATGACGCGGCTGCGGTATTTGTGGAAAACGGTATCGTAAAATTCTACTTTGCGACCGGTAAATCCGATTTGGCTGCCGGTGCACAAGAAGCATTGAAAGATGTATTGGCTGGTGTGAAAAACGGTCAAAAAGCGGTGGTGTCCGGTTTTCACGATTCAACCGGTAATCAAGCGTTTAACGAGCAATTGTCTAAAGACCGTGCCTTGGCGGTAAAAAATGCCCTGATGGGCTTTGGTGTGGCGGAACAGCAAATTGAATTGCGCAAGCCAGCAGATACCGAAGGCAGCGGCAGCAATGCAGAAGCGCGCCGAGTGGAAGTAGTGCTGGAATAAAGCCGATTGTTTGAAGACAATTGATAATGCCGTCTGAAAAGTTTCAGACGGCATTTTTCATGAGTGGGACTTTCTAGATTCTCCAGCAGGTTTGCTAATATCCAGTAAAGATGATGCATGATTGCTAAAGGCCGCCTGACACAATAAGCATAAAAAAGCCTTATGCAATGCATAAGGCTTTTTGATTTGGTGGGTGATGACGGAGTCGAACCGCCGACATTCTGCTTGTAAGGCAGACGCTCTACCAACTGAGCTAATCACCCGTATTAATAAAAGCACCGAGTTTCGGTGCTTTTTTATATTGGCGCGGCGGACGGGGCTCGAACCCGCGACCCTCGGCGTGACAGGCCGATACTCTAACCAACTGAGCTACCACCGCGCAAGTAATTGTGTTGCCACAACTACAAGAAACTTGGTGGGTGATGACGGAGTCGAACCGCCGACATTCTGCTTGTAAGGCAGACGCTCTACCAACTGAGCTAATCACCCGAAAGATATTGATGACCTCAATATCTGAAAAAGGTTTGGCGCGGCGGACGGGGCTCGAACCCGCGACCCCCGGCGTGACAGGCCGGTACTCTAACCAACTGAGCTACCACCGCGCAAGCAATTGTGTTGCCACAATTGCAAGAAACTTGGTGGGTGATGACGGAGTCGAACCGCCGACATTCTGCTTGTAAGGCAGACGCTCTACCAACTGAGCTAATCACCCATTGACGCAAAACTGCGAAGACGCTATTAAATCAAAAATCGTTATTTTACGCAAGTTTTATTTTTGCATAATCAAGCTTCTCCTTGCAAACTCCAGTTTTCAAAAGAAATAATTTTATCTTGCGGGCCTGCAACAACTAAGATGTCGCCGGAAGCTAAAGTGAAGTTCGAATCAAAATCTTCAATCCGGCTGGCGCTGCGGCGGACGAATAATAATTTGATGCCCAAATCGGCCAAAGGCAAATCACGCACAGGGTGGTCGATGGCGTAGGCTTCACCGGTTAGTGCAAAGGCATGGCGGCAGATGTGTTTGTGTTCTTCAGAGAAAATGGTTTCGTCATCGCTGCCGACGAATAAGTCCTCTAAAAAGGCATAACCGTTGCGGCGGATATTCATGATGGTTTGATGCACATGGTTGTAGGGTGAGCCATTGGCCAACATGGCATAGCTGGCTAAGGCCAAACTGGTTTCTTTGGTATCGGAAACGGCTTCTTCTACGCCCATTTCAGTCAGGCTCTTGACGTAATCGTCGTCAATGGCGCGTGCGTAAATTGGCATGGTCGGATGAAGGGCAATGATGTGGTTGACCACATGTTTGGCTTCGGCCATGTTGTTGAGTGTCAATACCACCATTTTGGCACGCGCTAATCCTGCGGCTTCCAATACTTCGCGGCGTTTGGCATCGCCGAATGCCACTGGTTCGCCTGCGCTGCGGGCAACTTGAACGCGCTCGACATCCAAATCCAGCGCGAAGTAGGGGATGTTTTCCTGCGCCAAAATACGGCCGACTGTTTGACCGCCGCGACCAAAACCGATAATCAAAACGTGGTCGGATTTGCTCATGGTTTCGACCAGCATATTGTGCAAATCCAACGCTTTCATGTCCCAGTTGGATTTGATAAAACGGTTGATAATTTTATCGCTGCTGCCCAGCAAGAACGGTGCAATGATCATCGACAGCAACACGGCAGCGGTAGCCGCTTGTTCCAATTCCGGCGAAACCATGTTGATTTTGCTGGAAATCGCCAACATTACAAAACCGAATTCACCGCCTTGCGCCAAATACAACGCAGCTTTCATACTGTCGCCGACCGGATGTCTCATGC
Proteins encoded:
- the msbA gene encoding lipid A export permease/ATP-binding protein MsbA: MIEKLTFGLFTKADTHNFMRLLTYVKPYKARIIWSLLAIVGVAATESYLAAFIAPLVNQGFAAPSAPPELNAASGIVATVQNWKDQFNHMIWGTENKVWTVPLFLIVIVLIRGICRFASTYLMTWVSVMAVSHIRRDMFQHMLTLSSDYHQKNPSGTVLMSMVQMAEQSISNASNVFITLTRDTLIVIGLVCVLLYLNWQLTLIVLLMFPLLSLLSRYYRNRLKSIIASAQLSIGKLNNVVTEVHQGHRVMKLFGGQKQASSRFADVNHTIVRLGKKITQATAARSPFSELIASFALAVVIFIALWQSQQGYTTIGEFMAFIVAMLQMLSPIKNLANISIPMQTMFLAADNVCQFLDEKPENDTGKHTLSNVQGRLKFDHIDVRYTEEGHKALDNFNLDIHPGERVAFVGRSGSGKTTAINLLPRFVEPSSGVIYLDGINIADVQLTNLRSQFALVSQDVFLFDDTLLENVRYSRPEATEAEVMAALEAANLKDLVHNSPHGLHQTIGANGSQLSGGQRQRVSIARAILKDAPILLLDEATSALDNESERLVQQALENLMHGRTSIIVAHRLSTIEQADRIIVMDDGKIIEEGNHAELLAKQGYYAALQHMPQNAE
- the glyQ gene encoding glycine--tRNA ligase subunit alpha, producing the protein MLTFQQIIFKLQTFWADKGCTLIQPFDMEVGAGTSHPATCLRALGPEPWYAAYVQPSRRPKDGRYGNNPNRLQHYYQFQVALKPAPADIQDLYLDSLRELGIDPKVHDIRFVEDDWENPTLGAWGLGWEVWLNGMEVTQFTYFQQVGGIDCSPVLGEITYGIERLAMYLQGVENVYDLVWSHTPDGQAVTYGDVYHQNEVEQSTYNFEYSDAEWLLRQFNDYEAQAKRLLDIDDTSLALPAYELVLKAGHTFNLLDARGAISVTERATYIGRIRTLSRIVAQKFVESREQLGFPLIKNKAA
- a CDS encoding OmpA family protein, which produces MSDNDNHKEQRLGLWIAGGAAALATVVTLFLSVWGWETGKIEGSPNYGQTEMAAHDHAVAAHGAAHNLADDAAAVFVENGIVKFYFATGKSDLAAGAQEALKDVLAGVKNGQKAVVSGFHDSTGNQAFNEQLSKDRALAVKNALMGFGVAEQQIELRKPADTEGSGSNAEARRVEVVLE
- a CDS encoding cation:proton antiporter — its product is MHEFSLAHVVIVLLVSVITVIYCRKFNIPSMLGYLLVGFIAGPGMFSLIPKSHATDYLGEIGIVFLMFSIGLEFSLPKLKAMKKLVFGLGGLQVVISMLAIMGILMLMGTPFNWAFAVSGALAMSSTAIVSRILSEKTELGQPHGQMSMGVLLMQDIAVVPLMILIPALAGGSEGNLWAELGWAGLKMVVTLGVLFFVGNKVMSPWFRMVAKRKSSELFMINVLLVTLGVAYLTELEGLSLALGAFVAGMLLSETEYRFQVEDDIRPFRDILLGFFFITVGMKLDIQALINNWQMILVLLAMLVVLKALIVFLIAFRMRHPVGDSMKAALYLAQGGEFGFVMLAISSKINMVSPELEQAATAAVLLSMIIAPFLLGSSDKIINRFIKSNWDMKALDLHNMLVETMSKSDHVLIIGFGRGGQTVGRILAQENIPYFALDLDVERVQVARSAGEPVAFGDAKRREVLEAAGLARAKMVVLTLNNMAEAKHVVNHIIALHPTMPIYARAIDDDYVKSLTEMGVEEAVSDTKETSLALASYAMLANGSPYNHVHQTIMNIRRNGYAFLEDLFVGSDDETIFSEEHKHICRHAFALTGEAYAIDHPVRDLPLADLGIKLLFVRRSASRIEDFDSNFTLASGDILVVAGPQDKIISFENWSLQGEA